The Cydia splendana chromosome Z, ilCydSple1.2, whole genome shotgun sequence genome window below encodes:
- the LOC134804466 gene encoding collagen alpha-1(III) chain-like isoform X2, which produces MDGPGRGFRGGGRGGPPGGPNQRGRGGFDMRGRGGGMRGRGGPMGGPHRGGPAMRGGPRGFRGGPMRGGGGDRGGRNFSSGPQGPGPHPVPTIETRGAPPQRGGFNRGGPGGMRGRGGRGRGDFGPRNDRGGGRGMGMRGGRGGRGHGPGGPPGGPGGPGPHGPGAAPGGPPMQQRSAPAPHQAPGGPQGQPQGGAPFKRGAGPPHGGPGGPPKRGRFDGPRGGGGRPAPQGGYQQAPSSHNPPPSNGYGPPSHTGYQPYEQPPADPYAQQSYNAPSSYQSNSYASPAAAQPNSGYSSGSYGTNYGYTTGQGGYDDGYGGGNAGGAGDAGYGAAEPAYGGGPAPAYDSYSQPAYNSYQQPQPHYDNNYGSW; this is translated from the exons ATGGATGGGCCTGGGCGTGGATTTCGTGGCGGAGGACGTGGTGGTCCGCCAGGAGGCCCTAATCAACGCGGCCGGGGTGGCTTCGACATGCGAGGACG CGGTGGCGGAATGAGAGGACGCGGCGGGCCTATGGGCGGACCGCATCGGGGCGGCCCGGCTATGCGCGGAGGACCGCGTGGTTTCCGCGGGGGACCgatgcgcggcggcggcggtgatAGAGGAGGCCGCAATTTCTCTTCCGGACCCCAGGGGCCAGGCCCTCATCCTGTGCCTACTATTGAGACCAGAGGGGCTCCTCCACAAA GAGGAGGATTTAACAGAGGTGGACCCGGTGGCATGAGAGGAAGAGGTGGCAGAGGCCGTGGCGATTTTGGCCCACGCAATGATCGTGGCGGTGGCAGAGGAATGGGCATGAGAG GAGGACGTGGAGGTAGAGGACATGGCCCAGGCGGCCCACCTGGTGGGCCTGGAGGTCCAGGACCTCACGGACCCGGCGCAGCTCCTGGAGGCCCTCCCATGCAGCAGCGATCTGCCCCAGCACCACATCAGGCACCTGGTGGCCCACAGGGCCAACCGCAGGGAGGTGCACCTTTCAAAAGGGGTGCAGGCCCACCACATGGAGGCCCGGGAGGACCCCCAAAACGTGGAAG ATTTGACGGGCCACGTGGAGGCGGTGGCCGCCCCGCTCCACAAGGTGGTTATCAACAAGCACCCTCATCTCATAATCCTCCACCTTCCAATGGATATGGACCACCATC GCATACAGGGTACCAACCTTACGAACAACCTCCTGCAGACCCTTACGCTCAACAATCCTACAATGCACCCAG TTCATATCAGAGCAACAGCTACGCTTCACCAGCAGCAGCGCAGCCTAACTCAGGGTATAGCTCAGGCAGTTATGGCACAAACTATGGGTATACCACAGGCCAAGGAGGCTATGATGATGGCTATGG GGGCGGTAATGCTGGAGGCGCGGGTGACGCGGGCTATGGCGCCGCCGAGCCCGCTTACGGCGGAGGCCCCGCCCCAGCGTACGACTCGTACTCCCAACCCGCTTACAATTCTTACCAGCAGCCACAGCCACATTATGACAACAACTATG GAAGTTGGTGA
- the LOC134804466 gene encoding collagen alpha-1(III) chain-like isoform X3, which translates to MDGPGRGFRGGGRGGPPGGPNQRGRGGFDMRGRGGGMRGRGGPMGGPHRGGPAMRGGPRGFRGGPMRGGGGDRGGRNFSSGPQGPGPHPVPTIETRGAPPQRGGFNRGGPGGMRGRGGRGRGDFGPRNDRGGGRGMGMRGGRGGRGHGPGGPPGGPGGPGPHGPGAAPGGPPMQQRSAPAPHQAPGGPQGQPQGGAPFKRGAGPPHGGPGGPPKRGRFDGPRGGGGRPAPQGGYQQAPSSHNPPPSNGYGPPSHTGYQPYEQPPADPYAQQSYNAPSSYQSNSYASPAAAQPNSGYSSGSYGTNYGYTTGQGGYDDGYGGGNAGGAGDAGYGAAEPAYGGGPAPAYDSYSQPAYNSYQQPQPHYDNNYGIR; encoded by the exons ATGGATGGGCCTGGGCGTGGATTTCGTGGCGGAGGACGTGGTGGTCCGCCAGGAGGCCCTAATCAACGCGGCCGGGGTGGCTTCGACATGCGAGGACG CGGTGGCGGAATGAGAGGACGCGGCGGGCCTATGGGCGGACCGCATCGGGGCGGCCCGGCTATGCGCGGAGGACCGCGTGGTTTCCGCGGGGGACCgatgcgcggcggcggcggtgatAGAGGAGGCCGCAATTTCTCTTCCGGACCCCAGGGGCCAGGCCCTCATCCTGTGCCTACTATTGAGACCAGAGGGGCTCCTCCACAAA GAGGAGGATTTAACAGAGGTGGACCCGGTGGCATGAGAGGAAGAGGTGGCAGAGGCCGTGGCGATTTTGGCCCACGCAATGATCGTGGCGGTGGCAGAGGAATGGGCATGAGAG GAGGACGTGGAGGTAGAGGACATGGCCCAGGCGGCCCACCTGGTGGGCCTGGAGGTCCAGGACCTCACGGACCCGGCGCAGCTCCTGGAGGCCCTCCCATGCAGCAGCGATCTGCCCCAGCACCACATCAGGCACCTGGTGGCCCACAGGGCCAACCGCAGGGAGGTGCACCTTTCAAAAGGGGTGCAGGCCCACCACATGGAGGCCCGGGAGGACCCCCAAAACGTGGAAG ATTTGACGGGCCACGTGGAGGCGGTGGCCGCCCCGCTCCACAAGGTGGTTATCAACAAGCACCCTCATCTCATAATCCTCCACCTTCCAATGGATATGGACCACCATC GCATACAGGGTACCAACCTTACGAACAACCTCCTGCAGACCCTTACGCTCAACAATCCTACAATGCACCCAG TTCATATCAGAGCAACAGCTACGCTTCACCAGCAGCAGCGCAGCCTAACTCAGGGTATAGCTCAGGCAGTTATGGCACAAACTATGGGTATACCACAGGCCAAGGAGGCTATGATGATGGCTATGG GGGCGGTAATGCTGGAGGCGCGGGTGACGCGGGCTATGGCGCCGCCGAGCCCGCTTACGGCGGAGGCCCCGCCCCAGCGTACGACTCGTACTCCCAACCCGCTTACAATTCTTACCAGCAGCCACAGCCACATTATGACAACAACTATG GTATACGATGA
- the LOC134804466 gene encoding collagen alpha-1(III) chain-like isoform X1, with product MDGPGRGFRGGGRGGPPGGPNQRGRGGFDMRGRGGGMRGRGGPMGGPHRGGPAMRGGPRGFRGGPMRGGGGDRGGRNFSSGPQGPGPHPVPTIETRGAPPQRGGFNRGGPGGMRGRGGRGRGDFGPRNDRGGGRGMGMRGGRGGRGHGPGGPPGGPGGPGPHGPGAAPGGPPMQQRSAPAPHQAPGGPQGQPQGGAPFKRGAGPPHGGPGGPPKRGRFDGPRGGGGRPAPQGGYQQAPSSHNPPPSNGYGPPSHTGYQPYEQPPADPYAQQSYNAPSSYQSNSYASPAAAQPNSGYSSGSYGTNYGYTTGQGGYDDGYGGGNAGGAGDAGYGAAEPAYGGGPAPAYDSYSQPAYNSYQQPQPHYDNNYGKY from the exons ATGGATGGGCCTGGGCGTGGATTTCGTGGCGGAGGACGTGGTGGTCCGCCAGGAGGCCCTAATCAACGCGGCCGGGGTGGCTTCGACATGCGAGGACG CGGTGGCGGAATGAGAGGACGCGGCGGGCCTATGGGCGGACCGCATCGGGGCGGCCCGGCTATGCGCGGAGGACCGCGTGGTTTCCGCGGGGGACCgatgcgcggcggcggcggtgatAGAGGAGGCCGCAATTTCTCTTCCGGACCCCAGGGGCCAGGCCCTCATCCTGTGCCTACTATTGAGACCAGAGGGGCTCCTCCACAAA GAGGAGGATTTAACAGAGGTGGACCCGGTGGCATGAGAGGAAGAGGTGGCAGAGGCCGTGGCGATTTTGGCCCACGCAATGATCGTGGCGGTGGCAGAGGAATGGGCATGAGAG GAGGACGTGGAGGTAGAGGACATGGCCCAGGCGGCCCACCTGGTGGGCCTGGAGGTCCAGGACCTCACGGACCCGGCGCAGCTCCTGGAGGCCCTCCCATGCAGCAGCGATCTGCCCCAGCACCACATCAGGCACCTGGTGGCCCACAGGGCCAACCGCAGGGAGGTGCACCTTTCAAAAGGGGTGCAGGCCCACCACATGGAGGCCCGGGAGGACCCCCAAAACGTGGAAG ATTTGACGGGCCACGTGGAGGCGGTGGCCGCCCCGCTCCACAAGGTGGTTATCAACAAGCACCCTCATCTCATAATCCTCCACCTTCCAATGGATATGGACCACCATC GCATACAGGGTACCAACCTTACGAACAACCTCCTGCAGACCCTTACGCTCAACAATCCTACAATGCACCCAG TTCATATCAGAGCAACAGCTACGCTTCACCAGCAGCAGCGCAGCCTAACTCAGGGTATAGCTCAGGCAGTTATGGCACAAACTATGGGTATACCACAGGCCAAGGAGGCTATGATGATGGCTATGG GGGCGGTAATGCTGGAGGCGCGGGTGACGCGGGCTATGGCGCCGCCGAGCCCGCTTACGGCGGAGGCCCCGCCCCAGCGTACGACTCGTACTCCCAACCCGCTTACAATTCTTACCAGCAGCCACAGCCACATTATGACAACAACTATGGTAAGTACTAA
- the LOC134805262 gene encoding large ribosomal subunit protein eL30: MVAAKKQKKTIESINSRLALVMKSGKYCLGYKQTLKTLRQGKAKLVIIAKNAPPLRKSEIEYYAYLAKTGVHHYSGNNIELGTACGKYYRVCTLAITDPGDSDIITTLPEATA; this comes from the exons ATGGTTGCTGCTAAGAAACAG AAAAAGACCATCGAGTCTATCAACTCGCGCTTGGCGCTTGTTATGAAATCTGGCAAATACTGCCTTGGCTACAAGCAGACCTTGAAGACTCTTCGACAGGGAAAGGCAAAGCTGGTCATCATAGCGAAGAATGCCCCTCCTCTAAG AAAATCGGAGATCGAGTACTATGCCTACTTAGCTAAAACCGGCGTCCACCACTACAGTGGCAACAATATTGAGCTGGGCACTGCCTGCGGCAAGTACTACCGTGTGTGCACGCTGGCCATCACCGATCCTGGTGACTCGGACATCATCACCACTCTGCCGGAAGCCACTgcatag